One Mycolicibacterium goodii genomic region harbors:
- a CDS encoding helix-turn-helix transcriptional regulator — MGWSAAARTLIGRQDEQRQLVELCNRARAGQSGVLVVHGEAGIGKTALLAEVVANADDELRTIHIGGTESEMELAYAGMQQLCGPILRHIDGLPDPQKNALQVALGLRDGSAPDRLLVSLAVLTLLGDAGAKRPTICVIDDAQWVDRESLQALTFAARRLLADPVVMIFATRRPDAHPELDGLPELKLHRLAHTHASTLLSEVVPGQLDQTVRENILAEADGNPLALLELRHAIAPAELAGGYGLTAATSVTKRIEREYDQRLHELPQATRTLLLLAAAEPTGDPAWLWAAAARLHVDADDSVPAERSGLITVESRLRFRHPLVRSAVYRNASASERRQAHAALADVAPGPMADEHRAWHRAHSVTAPDENVAAELVRSAARARRRGGAAAAAAFLSCAVELTPDPVRRAERALDAALSKLDAGDPGAATQLLAAVAGTEDELLRARTDLLRAKIAFAAQRGRDAPPLLLAAAQRLQPLDAALARGTYLDALVAAMIVGRLSADEQASAAAIAIAARQAPPPPSPPTAADLFLDGIVLRLTEGHAVAAPVLQRAIGQYLTEDDAGVADPRSHDITLRVLLDLFDQDTYNSLNARQLEQLRAAGELTVLPAALTTYAGVCVTAGDFSQAANLLAESEAISTATGAPPHRSIQTYLAACRGQEELGKDLARTTIQDATTRGEGSEITVVLFSLAVLHNGLGQYDEALRVCTSALEYDDVGMYGHLLNEMIEAAARSGNTGIARSAAERMFERAETTGTATALGYAARAKALTATGPAAENEYRIAIEHLERSPLRVMTARTHLIFGEWLRRENRRGEARSELGIAHEMFLHMGADGYAERARRELHAAGGTSRKEPSNRAATTLTAQESYIARLAGDGYSNSEIAGHLFISPRTVEWHLSRIFAKLGLSSRRELRQRG; from the coding sequence ATGGGCTGGAGCGCGGCGGCCAGAACGCTCATCGGCCGCCAGGACGAACAGCGGCAACTCGTCGAGCTGTGCAATCGCGCACGAGCCGGCCAGAGCGGTGTCCTCGTTGTTCATGGCGAGGCAGGTATCGGGAAGACGGCACTGCTCGCCGAGGTGGTCGCCAACGCCGATGACGAGCTTCGCACCATCCATATCGGCGGCACAGAATCGGAGATGGAACTCGCCTACGCCGGTATGCAGCAGTTGTGTGGGCCGATTCTGCGTCACATCGACGGTTTGCCTGACCCGCAGAAGAACGCATTGCAGGTGGCACTGGGCCTTCGCGACGGCAGCGCACCCGATCGTCTTCTGGTCAGTTTGGCCGTGCTGACGTTGCTCGGCGACGCCGGCGCGAAGCGACCCACCATCTGCGTCATCGACGACGCGCAATGGGTCGACCGTGAGTCGCTGCAGGCGCTGACATTCGCGGCACGCCGGCTTCTCGCCGACCCCGTGGTGATGATCTTCGCCACCCGCAGACCAGATGCTCATCCGGAGCTCGACGGCCTGCCCGAACTGAAGTTGCACAGGCTCGCCCACACCCATGCCAGCACGCTGCTCTCCGAAGTCGTGCCGGGCCAATTGGACCAGACCGTCCGAGAGAACATCCTTGCCGAAGCGGATGGAAATCCACTGGCGTTGTTGGAACTTCGCCATGCCATTGCACCTGCAGAGTTGGCAGGCGGATACGGGCTGACAGCGGCGACATCCGTCACGAAGCGAATCGAGCGAGAATACGACCAACGCCTACACGAACTGCCCCAGGCGACGAGGACTCTCCTGCTCCTCGCCGCTGCCGAACCGACCGGCGACCCAGCATGGTTGTGGGCCGCCGCCGCGCGGCTGCACGTTGACGCCGATGACAGCGTTCCAGCCGAGCGCTCCGGTCTGATCACCGTCGAATCCCGCTTGCGCTTTCGCCACCCACTGGTTCGTTCAGCTGTCTACCGCAACGCATCCGCCTCTGAACGGCGGCAGGCGCATGCTGCGCTGGCCGATGTCGCCCCCGGTCCGATGGCGGACGAACACCGTGCCTGGCACCGCGCCCACTCCGTCACCGCACCCGATGAGAATGTGGCTGCCGAACTCGTCCGGTCCGCAGCGCGAGCTCGCCGCCGCGGTGGCGCCGCCGCCGCAGCAGCGTTCCTGTCATGTGCCGTCGAACTGACACCCGACCCTGTGCGTCGGGCTGAACGCGCACTCGACGCGGCCCTGTCCAAGTTGGATGCTGGTGACCCAGGGGCCGCCACCCAGCTTCTGGCAGCAGTCGCGGGAACCGAGGACGAGCTGCTGAGGGCACGAACGGATCTGCTACGAGCCAAGATCGCCTTCGCCGCTCAACGGGGCCGGGACGCCCCGCCCCTGCTGTTGGCGGCCGCCCAACGACTGCAGCCATTGGATGCCGCACTCGCGCGCGGCACCTATCTCGACGCACTGGTGGCCGCGATGATCGTCGGCCGCCTCTCCGCCGACGAACAGGCATCCGCCGCTGCGATAGCAATCGCAGCGCGACAGGCGCCGCCGCCACCGTCGCCACCCACCGCCGCTGACCTCTTCCTCGATGGAATCGTCCTTCGGCTCACGGAAGGACACGCTGTCGCCGCGCCAGTGTTGCAGCGCGCCATCGGTCAGTACCTGACAGAAGACGATGCCGGTGTCGCGGACCCACGCTCACACGACATCACACTGCGCGTGCTACTCGATCTGTTCGACCAGGACACCTACAACTCACTCAACGCTCGCCAACTCGAACAGCTCCGTGCTGCAGGAGAATTGACCGTCCTGCCCGCCGCGTTGACCACCTATGCGGGAGTATGTGTCACCGCCGGCGACTTCTCACAGGCCGCGAATCTCCTCGCCGAATCAGAAGCGATCTCCACCGCCACGGGCGCGCCGCCGCACCGCTCCATCCAGACGTATCTCGCGGCCTGCCGGGGACAAGAGGAACTCGGCAAAGATCTCGCCCGGACCACGATCCAGGATGCCACCACGCGTGGCGAAGGCAGCGAAATCACCGTCGTACTCTTCTCATTGGCCGTCCTGCACAACGGACTTGGCCAGTACGACGAGGCGCTCAGGGTGTGCACATCGGCCCTGGAATACGACGACGTGGGAATGTACGGCCATCTGCTCAACGAGATGATCGAAGCCGCAGCGCGGTCCGGTAACACCGGCATCGCGCGTTCAGCAGCTGAGCGGATGTTCGAGCGAGCCGAAACAACGGGAACCGCAACCGCGCTCGGATACGCAGCGCGTGCCAAGGCACTCACCGCCACAGGCCCTGCCGCCGAGAACGAGTACCGTATCGCGATAGAGCATTTGGAGCGCTCACCCCTCAGAGTCATGACCGCGCGCACTCACCTGATCTTCGGTGAGTGGCTGCGTCGCGAGAACCGCCGAGGTGAAGCACGCAGTGAATTGGGCATCGCTCATGAAATGTTCCTACACATGGGTGCCGACGGCTATGCCGAACGGGCCCGCCGCGAACTGCACGCCGCAGGCGGGACTTCCCGAAAAGAACCGAGCAACAGAGCGGCTACGACTCTCACAGCACAAGAAAGCTACATCGCCAGACTCGCCGGCGACGGCTACAGCAACTCCGAGATCGCCGGCCACCTGTTCATCAGCCCGCGCACGGTGGAATGGCACCTCAGTCGGATCTTCGCCAAACTCGGGTTGTCGTCCCGCCGCGAATTGCGACAGCGCGGATGA
- the mdlC gene encoding benzoylformate decarboxylase: MTDAKTVHEVTYDLLRTLGLTTVFGNPGSTEQTFLQNFPDDFTYILGLQEASVLAMADGFAQVTGKPALVNLHTAAGTGNAMGSLIAAYRANTPMIVTAGQQTREMSLCDPYLNNPEATLMPQPWVKWAHEPVRPEDVPAAFMRAYAVATQPPAGPVFLSIPLDDWNKPALGPAVVRTVSHRVQPDAKRLHDFATRISRAERPLLVLGPEVDRAGAWNAGIAFAEKLRAPVRGGPLAPRCSFPEDHPLYAGPLPLTIAGVNQAVADFDLVIVIGAQVFSYYPYVAGEYLPEGTDLLQITGDPHLAAVAPVGDSLVGDMNSVLEQLLDLVEVPADRHAPPGLSRDLSGDLPVASAPLLPNDVYAVLSSVKPDDAAVVMESTSTLADLIQWWPTRRAGSFFATGSGGIGWGVPAAVGIALGDRARGVKRTVVASIGDGSFQYSIQAIWTAAQHKLPIVFVVQRNGEYCVLKSFALLEETPDVPGLDLPGLDIASLATGFGCRTANVGSTEELAQEFKAALEAEGPTVLVVPTRPHLPVLG; encoded by the coding sequence ATGACCGACGCCAAGACCGTCCACGAGGTCACCTACGATTTGCTCCGAACACTCGGGCTGACCACTGTGTTCGGCAACCCGGGCTCCACAGAGCAGACGTTCCTGCAGAACTTCCCGGACGACTTCACCTACATACTCGGGTTGCAGGAAGCATCGGTGCTCGCAATGGCCGACGGTTTCGCCCAGGTCACCGGTAAGCCTGCGCTGGTCAATCTGCACACCGCAGCCGGCACCGGCAACGCGATGGGCAGCCTCATCGCGGCTTACCGCGCGAACACTCCGATGATCGTGACCGCCGGACAACAGACACGTGAGATGTCTCTGTGTGACCCGTACTTGAACAACCCAGAAGCGACACTGATGCCGCAGCCGTGGGTGAAGTGGGCCCACGAGCCCGTCCGGCCCGAGGACGTGCCTGCGGCGTTCATGCGTGCCTACGCCGTCGCCACCCAGCCGCCGGCCGGTCCGGTGTTCTTGTCCATCCCTCTGGACGACTGGAACAAACCGGCGCTGGGGCCGGCGGTGGTCAGGACGGTCAGCCACCGCGTGCAGCCAGACGCCAAGCGTCTGCACGACTTCGCCACCCGGATCAGCCGGGCGGAGCGCCCATTGTTGGTATTGGGGCCCGAAGTGGACCGCGCCGGCGCCTGGAACGCCGGTATCGCTTTCGCGGAGAAGCTGCGCGCGCCGGTGCGTGGCGGCCCACTGGCGCCGAGATGCTCGTTTCCCGAGGACCATCCGCTGTACGCGGGCCCGCTGCCACTGACGATTGCGGGTGTCAACCAGGCCGTGGCCGACTTCGACCTTGTCATCGTGATCGGAGCGCAGGTGTTCAGTTATTACCCCTACGTGGCGGGCGAGTACCTGCCCGAAGGAACCGACCTGCTCCAGATCACCGGCGATCCCCACCTGGCCGCGGTCGCACCGGTGGGCGACAGCCTGGTCGGTGACATGAACTCTGTCCTGGAACAGCTTCTGGACCTCGTGGAGGTCCCGGCTGACCGGCACGCTCCACCTGGACTGAGCCGAGACCTCAGCGGCGATCTCCCAGTGGCGTCCGCGCCGCTGCTGCCCAACGATGTCTATGCGGTACTGAGCTCGGTCAAGCCAGATGACGCGGCGGTCGTCATGGAGTCCACCTCCACATTGGCGGACCTCATCCAGTGGTGGCCCACGCGGCGCGCAGGCAGCTTCTTCGCCACCGGCAGCGGAGGCATCGGCTGGGGCGTACCCGCAGCGGTGGGTATCGCACTCGGCGACAGGGCCCGCGGTGTGAAGCGAACTGTCGTCGCTTCGATCGGTGACGGCTCCTTCCAGTACTCGATCCAGGCGATCTGGACCGCCGCGCAGCACAAACTTCCGATCGTGTTCGTTGTCCAGCGCAACGGCGAATACTGTGTGTTGAAGTCCTTCGCGCTTCTCGAGGAGACACCCGATGTCCCCGGCCTCGACCTACCGGGACTTGATATCGCTTCCCTTGCAACTGGTTTCGGATGTCGAACGGCCAATGTGGGCAGCACAGAAGAACTCGCCCAGGAGTTCAAGGCTGCCCTTGAGGCCGAGGGGCCGACGGTCCTCGTCGTACCGACTCGGCCGCACCTGCCGGTTCTGGGCTGA
- a CDS encoding tautomerase family protein yields the protein MPVYTCTAVQSTLNADTKANLAAEVTRIHSMINHVPSAYVNVVFHELPPDAVYTDGQPAQPLLINGWVRTGHPEAQSSQLVAEIAAAASRVTGIPAKRVLVVIQNSPAHLAIEGGRVLPEPGEEEAWLREQKEVD from the coding sequence ATGCCGGTCTACACGTGCACCGCGGTGCAGTCGACGCTGAACGCCGACACCAAGGCGAATCTGGCCGCAGAAGTCACCAGGATCCACTCGATGATCAATCACGTTCCGAGTGCGTACGTGAACGTCGTCTTCCATGAACTACCCCCCGACGCCGTTTACACCGACGGCCAACCTGCACAACCACTCCTGATCAACGGGTGGGTCCGCACGGGCCACCCGGAAGCCCAAAGCAGCCAGCTGGTCGCGGAGATCGCCGCAGCGGCCTCCCGGGTCACCGGCATCCCTGCCAAGCGCGTACTCGTCGTTATTCAGAACAGCCCGGCGCATCTGGCCATCGAGGGTGGAAGGGTGCTACCCGAACCTGGAGAAGAAGAAGCCTGGTTGCGAGAGCAAAAGGAGGTTGATTGA
- a CDS encoding FAD-binding oxidoreductase, with protein MASHGSQIERFAAAAVAHGDVTTDRSLLSERGHDYWGVGGVASLLLRPHGRDDIAPIMRLAMEHNVAIVPRGGASNCSGGIMPAAGRVLLDLSGLDKILHIDTENHRARVEPGVINADLQAALAPHGLCFSPDPVSAHLATVGGNIIENAGGPHALKYGVTYNHVLSVAVVLPDGTTVTLGADDDGPDLLGVFIGSEGTLGIITEATVALRPVADVTHSLMGAFATARDAADTIAAVIATGVVPAAVEWLDRAGIAGLQQFYDTGYPLDADSIVLIDVDGTATEVARDQAIVERVLRLRATEVRTAEDEKERDALWYGRLNAPNSVVQSGKGFFIGDVTVPRDRIPEMQQAIQATAERHSDGLMFIAVCGHAGDGDLHPTTFYDKGNPLAASALEAANNEIIEAALELGGTITGEHGVGTEKIPFMTKRFTPVEIAAQRAIKEAFDPAGLLNPGIMLPERSAEEPDTSVFCTAVRSALTGRLTRDPDTPLTVGANTDISINLGNLSLVVGADATVASVNRYLHEHGVACAAVPHVGEERTIGALVATAVGAERDHIRHALLGADVTVVDGQQPARFGAETMKDVAGYDTKRLYISAHGAFGALVTLIFKITVEA; from the coding sequence ATGGCGTCCCACGGTTCGCAGATCGAGCGATTCGCCGCAGCAGCCGTGGCCCATGGCGATGTGACCACGGACCGGAGCCTGCTCAGCGAACGCGGCCACGACTATTGGGGCGTCGGAGGGGTGGCGAGCCTACTACTGCGCCCGCATGGCCGCGACGACATCGCCCCGATCATGCGACTTGCGATGGAGCACAACGTGGCAATCGTGCCGCGCGGCGGGGCGTCGAACTGCTCGGGCGGGATCATGCCCGCAGCGGGCCGCGTCCTCCTCGACCTGTCCGGCCTCGACAAGATTCTCCATATCGACACGGAAAACCATCGCGCTCGCGTGGAACCCGGTGTCATCAACGCCGATCTGCAAGCAGCATTGGCGCCGCACGGCTTGTGCTTCTCACCCGATCCGGTCTCAGCACACCTGGCCACCGTGGGCGGCAACATCATCGAAAATGCCGGTGGACCACACGCATTGAAGTACGGCGTCACCTACAACCATGTCCTGAGCGTTGCTGTCGTCCTTCCCGACGGGACAACCGTCACCCTCGGCGCCGACGACGATGGCCCCGACCTCCTCGGTGTGTTCATCGGCTCGGAGGGAACCCTTGGCATCATCACCGAGGCCACCGTCGCCTTGCGACCGGTCGCCGACGTGACGCACAGTCTGATGGGTGCGTTCGCCACCGCCCGTGATGCCGCCGACACCATCGCCGCGGTCATCGCCACCGGAGTGGTGCCCGCCGCCGTCGAGTGGCTTGACCGAGCTGGAATCGCTGGATTGCAGCAGTTCTACGACACCGGCTATCCGTTGGATGCCGACTCCATCGTGCTCATCGACGTCGACGGCACCGCAACCGAGGTGGCGCGCGACCAGGCGATCGTGGAACGGGTGTTGCGTCTGCGGGCGACCGAAGTGCGGACAGCCGAGGACGAGAAGGAGCGCGACGCACTGTGGTACGGCCGCCTCAACGCCCCCAACTCGGTGGTGCAAAGCGGCAAGGGCTTCTTCATCGGCGACGTCACTGTGCCCCGTGACCGGATACCCGAGATGCAGCAAGCCATCCAAGCTACCGCCGAACGCCATTCCGACGGTCTGATGTTCATCGCGGTGTGCGGCCATGCCGGCGACGGCGACCTGCACCCCACCACGTTCTACGACAAGGGCAATCCGCTGGCAGCGTCTGCGCTCGAAGCCGCGAACAACGAAATCATCGAAGCGGCATTGGAATTGGGCGGCACCATCACCGGCGAGCACGGTGTCGGCACTGAAAAGATCCCATTCATGACCAAGCGCTTCACGCCGGTGGAGATCGCCGCGCAACGCGCCATCAAAGAGGCCTTCGATCCTGCCGGGCTGCTCAATCCAGGAATAATGCTGCCTGAGCGATCTGCCGAAGAACCCGACACCAGTGTTTTTTGTACCGCGGTTCGCAGCGCGCTCACCGGTCGATTGACCCGCGATCCGGACACTCCGTTGACTGTCGGCGCAAACACCGACATCAGCATCAACCTCGGCAACCTCAGCCTCGTCGTCGGCGCCGATGCCACCGTCGCGTCGGTCAACAGATACCTCCACGAGCACGGAGTCGCCTGCGCCGCGGTCCCGCACGTCGGCGAAGAGCGCACCATCGGAGCGCTCGTGGCCACCGCCGTCGGAGCGGAACGAGACCACATCAGGCACGCGTTATTGGGCGCCGACGTCACCGTCGTCGACGGGCAACAGCCTGCCCGCTTCGGTGCCGAGACCATGAAGGACGTCGCCGGATACGACACAAAACGGCTCTACATCAGCGCACACGGCGCCTTCGGTGCACTGGTCACTCTGATCTTCAAGATCACTGTGGAGGCGTGA
- a CDS encoding NAD(P)H-dependent oxidoreductase, with translation MKVLWVFAHPEQASLNSSLLAEGLRILDELGHEHLVSDLYAMKWKAALDRDDYTTGTEGRFSVSRASQQAFHSGTLSPDVTAEQRKLEWADLVVLQFPLWWYSVPAILKGWIDRVFVKGFAYGIVDPENPRRTLRYGDGPLAGTKALTILTSGSPPAALGPRGINGQLDQVLFPLLHGTLWYVGIAPLAPMCLYGADRYSGAQFATATAELRRRLETVDEEEAIPYRTQNGGDYDSELVLRPELAPGHSGISVHHRHYR, from the coding sequence GTGAAGGTGCTATGGGTGTTCGCTCACCCCGAGCAGGCGTCGTTGAACAGTTCGCTTCTGGCCGAAGGGCTGCGGATCCTAGACGAACTCGGTCATGAGCACCTGGTGTCGGACCTCTACGCGATGAAGTGGAAGGCCGCGCTGGACCGTGACGACTACACCACCGGTACGGAGGGCCGATTCTCCGTGAGCCGAGCCTCGCAGCAGGCGTTCCACTCAGGCACCCTGAGTCCCGACGTCACCGCCGAGCAACGCAAGCTCGAATGGGCGGATCTCGTCGTCCTGCAGTTCCCGCTGTGGTGGTACAGCGTCCCGGCGATCCTCAAAGGGTGGATCGACCGCGTGTTCGTCAAGGGATTCGCCTACGGCATCGTCGACCCCGAGAATCCCCGCCGCACATTGCGTTACGGCGACGGACCACTGGCCGGGACGAAGGCGTTGACGATTCTGACGAGTGGCAGCCCGCCGGCCGCGCTGGGTCCGCGCGGCATCAACGGCCAACTCGACCAGGTGCTCTTCCCCCTGCTGCACGGCACGTTGTGGTACGTCGGCATCGCCCCGTTGGCACCCATGTGCCTCTACGGTGCGGACCGCTACTCGGGGGCTCAGTTCGCCACCGCGACAGCAGAATTACGTCGTCGACTCGAGACAGTCGATGAGGAGGAGGCCATCCCGTACCGCACGCAGAATGGTGGTGACTACGACTCCGAACTCGTGCTGCGGCCCGAACTGGCGCCCGGCCATTCGGGCATCTCGGTGCACCACCGGCACTACCGGTGA
- a CDS encoding GlxA family transcriptional regulator: MHRVVVLVRDGLIPLEVGIPHRLFGQARSTRGERLYDVVTATLTRGPVRTDTDFTINVANGPEVLAEADTVVIPASDEDYGPPTQGQLSPDLGTALSHVRPGARMASICTGSFVLAAAGFLDGRRATTHWRSADDFRRLFPHIELDPNVLFTDCDNVLTSAGVAAGLDLCLHMIRCDFGAAVANQVARGTVTPPHREGGQAQYIQRLVPEPTTAATSEARAWAAERLDAAITLDDMAAVSAMSKRTFTRRFREETGLSPMQWLTEQRLHRARELLEQTDFSVDRVAAESGLGSGTTMRQLFQSAMGVTPSAYRATFRGRGDRAPRSRDGKAAG, encoded by the coding sequence ATGCACCGTGTGGTCGTGTTGGTTCGTGACGGCTTGATCCCACTGGAGGTCGGGATTCCGCACCGCCTGTTCGGACAGGCTCGCTCGACCCGCGGGGAACGCCTGTACGACGTCGTGACGGCGACGCTGACACGCGGCCCGGTGCGCACCGACACCGACTTCACCATCAACGTCGCCAACGGACCCGAAGTCCTGGCAGAGGCCGACACCGTCGTCATCCCGGCATCCGACGAGGACTATGGCCCGCCCACGCAGGGACAGTTGTCCCCTGACCTCGGCACAGCGCTGTCACACGTGAGGCCCGGGGCCCGGATGGCCTCGATCTGCACGGGGTCCTTCGTGCTCGCGGCCGCCGGTTTCCTCGACGGTCGCCGGGCCACCACCCACTGGCGATCGGCCGACGACTTCCGGCGCCTGTTCCCGCACATCGAACTCGACCCGAACGTGTTGTTCACCGACTGCGACAACGTCCTCACCTCGGCCGGTGTGGCCGCAGGTCTGGACCTGTGCCTGCACATGATCCGGTGCGACTTCGGAGCAGCGGTGGCCAACCAGGTGGCGCGCGGCACCGTCACCCCACCGCACCGGGAAGGCGGTCAGGCGCAGTACATCCAGCGTCTGGTCCCCGAGCCCACAACCGCGGCGACCAGTGAAGCCCGTGCGTGGGCGGCCGAGCGACTCGACGCGGCCATCACCCTCGACGACATGGCCGCCGTCAGCGCGATGAGCAAGCGCACCTTCACGCGCCGGTTCCGGGAAGAGACGGGGTTGTCCCCGATGCAGTGGCTCACCGAACAGCGTCTGCACCGGGCCCGCGAACTGCTTGAGCAGACCGACTTCTCGGTCGACCGGGTCGCCGCCGAGTCCGGTCTGGGCAGCGGCACGACGATGCGCCAGCTGTTCCAGTCCGCGATGGGCGTGACGCCCAGCGCTTACCGCGCGACATTCCGGGGTCGTGGGGATCGGGCGCCTCGGTCGCGAGATGGAAAGGCTGCGGGATGA
- a CDS encoding HPP family protein has product MTSVELLEARASGVSRPSRTRRFQSAAPPRQRLSVIVVETVVSLVALGIIAALTAITHDPWLIPPLAASMALVVGGAHFPLSQPRNVIGGHVMSAIVGVLVGMTGIDALWAGAVAGALALGMMKLLRLSHSPAAATAMIAVVPDIPRWEFVVLVGTAAVILVVVGLAGNKLNGAKYPHYWW; this is encoded by the coding sequence GTGACTTCGGTGGAACTGCTCGAGGCGAGGGCGTCAGGGGTGTCACGGCCGAGTCGGACCAGGCGGTTTCAGAGTGCCGCCCCACCACGTCAGCGGTTGAGCGTCATCGTGGTCGAGACCGTTGTGAGCCTGGTGGCACTGGGAATCATCGCCGCGCTGACGGCGATCACCCACGACCCGTGGTTGATCCCGCCACTTGCCGCCAGCATGGCCCTGGTGGTCGGCGGGGCGCATTTTCCGCTGTCGCAGCCCCGCAACGTCATCGGCGGTCACGTGATGTCGGCGATCGTCGGGGTCCTGGTCGGCATGACCGGTATCGACGCATTATGGGCCGGAGCCGTGGCGGGCGCGTTGGCGCTCGGAATGATGAAGCTGCTCAGGCTGTCTCACTCACCGGCAGCTGCGACCGCGATGATCGCGGTGGTTCCGGATATCCCCCGCTGGGAGTTCGTGGTGCTGGTCGGCACCGCCGCGGTGATCCTCGTCGTGGTCGGCCTGGCGGGCAACAAGCTCAACGGAGCGAAATACCCGCATTACTGGTGGTGA
- the rnhA gene encoding ribonuclease HI, with translation MSQDPVIIHTDGGCRPNPGPGGWGAVLRHREHVREMFGGEAGVTSNNRMELTAPIMALEALTRPVTVHLYTDSTYVRNGITKWVLGWERNGWLTAAKQPVKNVDLWQRLQAACARHQVEWFWVKGHSGVGDNELADELATRGLQEAVGLTTSNAGISLR, from the coding sequence GTGAGCCAGGATCCCGTCATCATCCACACCGACGGCGGCTGCCGCCCCAATCCGGGTCCCGGCGGCTGGGGTGCGGTGCTGCGCCACCGTGAGCACGTCCGCGAGATGTTCGGCGGCGAGGCCGGCGTGACGAGCAACAACCGCATGGAGTTGACGGCTCCGATCATGGCGCTCGAGGCACTCACCCGGCCTGTCACGGTGCACCTGTACACCGACAGCACGTACGTGCGCAACGGCATCACCAAGTGGGTGCTGGGTTGGGAGCGCAACGGCTGGCTGACCGCGGCCAAGCAGCCCGTGAAGAACGTCGACCTGTGGCAGCGCCTGCAGGCCGCCTGCGCGCGCCACCAGGTCGAGTGGTTCTGGGTGAAGGGTCACTCGGGCGTCGGCGACAACGAGTTGGCCGACGAACTCGCGACCCGCGGTCTGCAGGAGGCAGTGGGCCTCACCACCAGTAATGCGGGTATTTCGCTCCGTTGA
- a CDS encoding glyoxalase: MTLTVASIDIADPPHVWERAGFTVDEDECRVGGVRVRLGTSRSAGTGIVGWSLRDLPPHVTDLDGIPTSPSDAPPSEPATHANGVVAIDHVVLFSSNLGRTVDALAAVGATPRRARDGDLGGQRIRQIFFRFGEVIVEVVGTPDAAGDDPSSLWGITYIVEDIDASAAFFGDDAMPVKDAVQPGRRITTLRHHELGLSVRTAMISPPARR, encoded by the coding sequence ATGACCCTCACGGTCGCTTCGATCGACATCGCCGATCCACCGCATGTCTGGGAACGGGCGGGGTTCACGGTGGATGAAGACGAGTGCCGCGTCGGCGGGGTACGCGTCCGATTGGGCACGTCACGTTCGGCGGGTACAGGCATCGTCGGGTGGTCGCTGCGGGATCTGCCCCCGCACGTGACCGACCTCGACGGCATCCCGACGTCGCCGTCCGACGCGCCGCCGTCGGAACCCGCGACCCACGCCAACGGCGTCGTCGCGATCGACCACGTCGTGCTGTTCTCGTCGAACCTGGGCCGGACGGTCGACGCACTGGCCGCCGTCGGCGCGACGCCGCGCCGTGCACGTGATGGCGACCTGGGTGGGCAGCGGATCCGGCAGATCTTTTTCCGGTTCGGTGAGGTGATCGTCGAGGTGGTCGGTACACCGGACGCTGCGGGCGACGACCCGTCCTCGCTGTGGGGCATCACGTACATCGTCGAGGACATCGATGCCAGCGCAGCCTTTTTCGGCGACGATGCGATGCCGGTCAAAGACGCCGTGCAGCCGGGGCGCCGGATCACCACGCTACGCCACCACGAGCTCGGGTTGTCGGTGCGCACCGCGATGATCTCGCCGCCCGCGCGTCGGTGA